The Tumebacillus amylolyticus genome contains a region encoding:
- a CDS encoding coproporphyrinogen-III oxidase family protein, producing MATNNNELSYKKLPTMWNYLYPFQGDGSHIDAEPRARQFLSNSSTLNGKKSLYVHIPFCDTICTFCPFIRSTNYQEKLQPYVDALAKELAMVGNQEYIKGFELSAIYFGGGTPSVLTPAQIEQLGRVIHANFRLASDCEWSFEVEAKSATEDKLAAMHAVGVNRISFGVQTFDQEYRKIFNLTATHDEILRTRDLGEKYFKAHNMDLLYQLPGQTLERLEQDLYTAKQLATTSVDAYPLEYLVTSKGFLNMIKNGKIEMPPQADDKVALQQFAVNYLRQNGYDQTYVYTFTRQDARYNRFKFGETIYGRYEDEYIGCGLSASSSLSGMSHNNEVELDKYIAAINEGRLPIRTTFEYHAKERALIFFPKVMRISMDYLNTLGLSPDYFEKLNRFEKMGLVVREGSDLVMTEEGKKWYMNMMIDLIPDDQRVYYDRYVDRTQEDRQWFEETDLISLG from the coding sequence ATGGCGACCAACAACAACGAATTGTCTTACAAAAAACTCCCGACGATGTGGAACTACCTCTACCCGTTCCAAGGTGACGGTTCCCACATCGACGCCGAGCCGCGTGCTCGTCAATTCCTGTCCAACTCGTCCACCCTCAACGGCAAAAAGTCTCTCTACGTTCACATCCCGTTCTGTGACACGATTTGCACGTTCTGCCCGTTCATCCGCTCGACGAACTACCAAGAAAAACTCCAACCGTACGTCGACGCGCTGGCGAAGGAATTGGCGATGGTCGGCAATCAGGAGTACATCAAAGGCTTCGAACTGAGCGCGATCTACTTCGGCGGCGGCACTCCGTCCGTGCTGACTCCGGCGCAGATCGAACAACTCGGTCGCGTCATCCACGCAAACTTCCGCCTCGCGTCCGACTGCGAATGGTCGTTTGAAGTGGAAGCGAAGTCGGCAACGGAAGACAAACTGGCGGCGATGCATGCTGTCGGCGTCAACCGCATCTCGTTTGGCGTGCAGACCTTCGACCAAGAGTACCGCAAGATCTTCAACTTGACGGCGACCCACGACGAAATTCTGCGCACCCGCGATCTGGGCGAGAAATACTTCAAGGCGCACAACATGGACCTGCTGTACCAACTGCCGGGTCAAACCCTTGAGCGCTTGGAGCAAGACCTGTACACCGCCAAGCAACTGGCGACCACCTCGGTTGATGCGTACCCGCTGGAGTACCTCGTCACGTCGAAAGGCTTCCTCAACATGATCAAAAACGGCAAGATCGAGATGCCGCCGCAAGCGGACGACAAAGTCGCGCTGCAACAATTTGCCGTCAACTACCTGCGTCAAAACGGCTACGACCAAACCTACGTCTACACGTTCACCCGCCAAGACGCTCGCTACAACCGCTTCAAGTTCGGCGAGACGATCTACGGCCGTTACGAGGACGAATACATCGGCTGCGGCCTCTCTGCTTCCTCCTCGCTCTCCGGCATGTCCCACAACAACGAAGTCGAGCTCGACAAGTACATCGCCGCGATCAACGAAGGTCGTCTGCCGATCCGCACCACGTTTGAGTACCATGCCAAGGAGCGCGCGCTGATCTTCTTCCCGAAAGTCATGCGCATCTCCATGGACTACTTGAACACGCTCGGCCTCTCTCCGGACTACTTCGAGAAGCTGAACCGCTTCGAAAAAATGGGCCTCGTCGTGCGCGAAGGCAGCGATCTGGTCATGACCGAAGAAGGCAAGAAATGGTACATGAACATGATGATCGACTTGATCCCGGACGACCAACGCGTCTACTACGACCGCTATGTCGACCGCACCCAAGAAGATCGTCAATGGTTCGAAGAGACCGACCTGATCTCGCTTGGCTAG
- a CDS encoding YIEGIA domain-containing protein, whose amino-acid sequence MSEFTRIILVGAIMGIICRVLLLRTDYRQYPTYPHGKIIHLALGVIASGLGSVLVATLLDKNYTAVTFLTLAAQQFRDVRNMERQMLTNCDEMELVPRGMTYIEGIAMAFEGRNYLVIATAFFTGIATHFAHWYGGVLVGTVCIVIATKYMSGRTIDYIGKVREGKVRFDGPNLFVDDILIYNTGLKDTQQKILKHGVGIVIEPKNANSTVTFSNLGQRQAILHDVATILGVYRDSGEPSLVPLSKRDLDSGKLAIFLLPLDRDAEKACAIVRRAPVLENAYRRPLKLKGSVKPDHQL is encoded by the coding sequence GTGTCTGAGTTTACGAGAATCATCTTGGTCGGGGCCATCATGGGCATCATCTGCCGGGTGTTGCTTTTGCGAACCGACTACCGCCAATACCCGACGTACCCGCATGGCAAGATCATTCACTTGGCACTTGGCGTCATCGCATCGGGACTTGGTTCGGTGCTCGTCGCCACGTTGCTTGACAAAAACTATACCGCCGTCACTTTCTTGACGCTCGCCGCCCAGCAGTTTCGCGACGTGCGCAACATGGAGCGGCAGATGCTGACAAACTGCGACGAGATGGAATTGGTGCCGCGCGGGATGACGTACATCGAAGGCATCGCGATGGCTTTTGAAGGACGCAACTACCTCGTGATTGCCACGGCGTTTTTTACCGGCATCGCGACGCACTTTGCGCATTGGTACGGGGGTGTTCTGGTCGGCACGGTCTGCATCGTCATCGCGACCAAGTACATGTCGGGGCGCACGATTGACTACATCGGCAAAGTCCGGGAAGGCAAGGTGCGTTTCGACGGCCCGAACTTGTTCGTCGATGACATCCTCATCTACAACACCGGGCTCAAAGACACGCAGCAAAAAATTCTCAAGCACGGCGTCGGCATCGTCATCGAGCCGAAAAACGCCAACTCCACCGTCACCTTCTCCAACTTGGGACAGCGCCAAGCGATTTTGCACGACGTCGCCACGATTCTCGGCGTCTACCGAGACAGCGGCGAACCGTCGCTCGTCCCGCTCTCCAAGCGAGACCTCGATTCCGGCAAACTCGCGATCTTTCTGCTCCCTCTGGACCGCGACGCGGAAAAAGCCTGTGCCATCGTCCGCCGCGCTCCCGTGCTGGAGAACGCCTACCGCCGTCCGCTGAAGCTCAAAGGAAGCGTCAAACCGGATCATCAGTTGTAA
- a CDS encoding capping complex subunit for YIEGIA — MSSTALTNCILALVTTKKDSVGGSCPIFYCQDDADLQKTSLYLEKILDAMAHEVKPGVMILVKH, encoded by the coding sequence ATGTCATCCACCGCCCTGACCAACTGCATCCTCGCCCTCGTCACCACGAAAAAGGACAGCGTGGGCGGGTCTTGTCCGATCTTCTACTGCCAAGATGACGCCGACTTACAAAAAACCTCGCTGTATCTGGAAAAAATCCTCGACGCGATGGCGCACGAAGTGAAGCCGGGCGTCATGATTCTGGTGAAGCACTGA
- a CDS encoding DUF3189 family protein, whose amino-acid sequence MKHRVYYDGGNGYAALITAAMRLKLLPDDLLPTPERIQNFLRDHAFLLPKGNVNLLGEQQNERVYWCGLGRAEIVSLRTWRHFLHLYDQSQADFFFYRVSMPKPFRWRRGERLLMTPGRRERGRELLARAAVHEYARFLNVLLTDWPEG is encoded by the coding sequence ATGAAACACCGCGTGTACTACGACGGCGGCAACGGATACGCGGCACTGATCACGGCTGCGATGCGTTTGAAACTGCTGCCTGACGACCTGTTGCCGACTCCGGAACGCATTCAAAACTTCCTGCGCGACCATGCGTTTCTCTTGCCCAAGGGCAACGTCAACTTGCTTGGAGAGCAGCAGAATGAGCGTGTGTACTGGTGCGGGCTGGGTCGAGCGGAAATCGTCTCGCTCCGCACATGGCGGCACTTTTTGCATCTCTACGACCAGTCGCAGGCCGACTTTTTTTTCTATCGGGTGTCCATGCCAAAACCCTTTCGCTGGCGACGGGGGGAGCGCTTGCTGATGACACCGGGTCGGCGGGAGCGAGGGCGAGAGTTGTTGGCGCGTGCGGCAGTTCATGAGTATGCGCGGTTTCTCAACGTGCTGTTGACCGACTGGCCAGAGGGGTGA
- a CDS encoding DUF3189 family protein, giving the protein MHVIYYCYGSAHSSVTSAAIHLGRLPVDRVPTKQEILGLADYDFVESWQIGTLFFKGHDEFGNGVYTLGLGGEQAVAKQALVSFLEQVGLDTSDLFFNQALPHINSYAKIGGALSRRYGFVKLGRPLSAYGIRRSYGDLVRFVQEVKREEVRRMQGPRGRN; this is encoded by the coding sequence ATGCATGTGATCTACTACTGCTATGGAAGCGCTCATTCGTCCGTCACCTCAGCCGCCATCCATCTCGGCCGCCTGCCGGTGGACCGCGTTCCGACGAAACAGGAGATCTTGGGACTTGCCGATTACGACTTCGTGGAGTCTTGGCAGATCGGGACGCTTTTTTTCAAAGGTCACGATGAATTTGGAAACGGGGTCTACACGTTGGGTCTTGGGGGAGAACAGGCGGTCGCCAAGCAGGCGTTGGTGTCTTTTCTTGAACAGGTGGGTTTGGATACGTCCGATCTGTTTTTCAACCAAGCGTTGCCGCACATCAACTCCTATGCAAAAATCGGCGGTGCCCTCTCCCGCCGCTACGGTTTTGTGAAATTGGGCAGACCCCTCTCCGCCTATGGAATCCGGCGCAGTTACGGGGATTTGGTGCGTTTCGTCCAAGAAGTCAAGCGCGAAGAGGTGCGCCGCATGCAAGGTCCGCGGGGTCGGAATTGA
- the der gene encoding ribosome biogenesis GTPase Der, translated as MPAPIVAIVGRPNVGKSTLFNRLAGERISIVEDKPGITRDRIYSSSEWLEHKFRIIDTGGIEVGDEDEILFRIREQAELAMDEANVIIFLVDGQDGVTPADQEVAQILYRTRKPIVLAVNKLDNPKMMLQNTFDFYELGFGEPFGISSTHGTGLGDLLDEVAKHFPEDYDATYSEDTIKVSLIGRPNVGKSSLVNALLGEERVMVSDVAGTTRDAVDTVFSREGQDFVLIDTAGMRKRGKVYETTERYSVMRAMSAIERSDVCLLVISAEDGIIEQDKRIVGYALEAGRAVVFLVNKWDLLEKDDKTSIRFEQQIRKEFPFMPWAPILFVSATTKQRVHKILEMVKLVAENHSMRIPTSTVNTIIEDAVTMVAPPTDKGRRMRVYYATQVAVRPPSFAVFVNDTELMHFSYERYLENKLRDSFGFEGTPIRMFTRQRSQKDEKKR; from the coding sequence ATGCCGGCACCGATTGTTGCGATCGTAGGACGCCCGAATGTGGGCAAATCGACGCTGTTTAACCGACTCGCGGGGGAGCGTATCTCCATCGTTGAGGACAAACCGGGGATCACCCGGGACCGTATTTACTCCAGCTCGGAATGGTTGGAACACAAGTTTCGTATTATAGATACCGGCGGGATCGAGGTAGGGGACGAAGACGAAATCCTCTTCCGAATCCGTGAACAAGCGGAACTCGCGATGGATGAAGCGAACGTCATCATCTTTCTCGTGGACGGGCAAGACGGGGTAACCCCGGCGGACCAAGAGGTCGCACAGATTCTCTACCGCACGCGCAAACCGATCGTGCTCGCCGTCAACAAGTTGGACAACCCGAAGATGATGCTTCAAAACACGTTTGACTTCTATGAGCTGGGCTTTGGCGAGCCGTTTGGCATCTCGTCGACGCACGGCACGGGCTTGGGCGACCTGCTCGACGAAGTGGCGAAGCACTTCCCGGAGGACTACGATGCGACGTATTCCGAAGACACGATCAAAGTTTCGTTGATCGGCCGTCCGAACGTCGGCAAATCTTCGCTTGTCAACGCGTTGCTTGGCGAAGAGCGCGTCATGGTTTCCGATGTCGCCGGCACGACCCGCGATGCGGTCGACACCGTGTTCTCGCGCGAAGGACAAGACTTCGTGCTGATCGACACCGCCGGGATGCGCAAGCGCGGCAAAGTGTATGAAACGACCGAACGCTACTCGGTTATGCGTGCGATGTCGGCCATTGAGCGCAGCGACGTCTGTTTGCTCGTCATCTCGGCCGAGGACGGCATCATCGAGCAGGACAAGCGAATCGTCGGCTATGCGCTGGAAGCAGGTCGAGCGGTCGTCTTCCTCGTCAACAAGTGGGACTTGCTGGAGAAGGACGACAAGACCTCGATTCGTTTCGAACAGCAGATTCGCAAGGAATTCCCGTTTATGCCGTGGGCGCCGATCCTCTTTGTATCCGCTACGACGAAGCAGCGCGTACATAAGATCTTGGAGATGGTCAAGCTCGTCGCCGAGAACCATTCGATGCGCATCCCGACTTCGACCGTCAACACGATTATCGAAGACGCGGTCACGATGGTGGCACCGCCGACCGACAAAGGCCGCCGCATGCGCGTGTACTACGCGACGCAAGTTGCAGTTCGCCCGCCGTCCTTTGCGGTGTTTGTCAATGACACGGAACTGATGCACTTCTCGTATGAACGCTATCTGGAGAACAAACTGCGCGATTCGTTCGGTTTCGAAGGTACGCCGATTCGCATGTTCACCCGCCAGCGCTCGCAGAAGGACGAGAAGAAAAGGTAA
- a CDS encoding NAD(P)H-dependent glycerol-3-phosphate dehydrogenase — protein sequence MTQRVAVIGAGSFGTALAQVLADKGCLVDIYARREDQVREINENHTNSRYLPDVTLHEGIRASSDLQAVLNGTPYVLIVMPSSAFRETVQLMRPYLDPHAFVAHATKGFDVETGQRMTQIMEEELSEHDVKKFAVVTGPSHAEELSRRIPTTIVVASRARATAEAFQDLLMTSYLRLYTNPDVVGTELGGTLKNIIALGVGFSDGLGFGDNAKAALMTRGLTEISRLGMHLGAAQLTFGGLAGVGDLIATCTSKHSRNWRAGYALGQGKSLDQVLNEMGMVVEGVRATKGAYNIARQTGVDMPITTAIYQVLFEGKAPKAAVEELMGRRRIHEMEEVAEAIRLDWQD from the coding sequence ATGACGCAACGAGTTGCTGTGATCGGGGCCGGGTCGTTTGGAACGGCGCTGGCACAAGTCTTGGCGGACAAAGGTTGCCTCGTGGACATCTATGCTCGCCGGGAGGACCAAGTCCGCGAAATCAACGAGAACCACACCAATTCCCGTTATCTGCCGGATGTCACTTTGCATGAAGGCATTCGTGCGTCTTCCGATTTGCAAGCCGTTTTGAACGGAACTCCGTATGTGTTGATCGTCATGCCGTCCTCTGCGTTTCGGGAGACGGTCCAACTCATGCGTCCCTATCTTGACCCTCATGCCTTTGTCGCGCATGCGACCAAAGGGTTTGACGTGGAGACGGGCCAGCGCATGACGCAAATCATGGAAGAGGAGCTCTCCGAACACGACGTCAAGAAATTTGCGGTCGTGACGGGGCCATCTCATGCCGAAGAACTGTCGCGCCGCATCCCGACGACCATCGTGGTGGCGAGTCGTGCCCGTGCAACGGCAGAAGCGTTCCAAGATTTGCTGATGACTTCCTACTTACGGCTCTACACCAATCCGGATGTCGTCGGAACCGAACTCGGAGGCACGTTGAAGAACATCATCGCGCTGGGTGTCGGCTTCTCCGACGGCCTCGGCTTTGGCGACAACGCCAAAGCTGCGTTGATGACGCGCGGACTCACCGAAATCTCCCGCCTCGGGATGCACTTGGGCGCGGCGCAACTGACATTTGGCGGTTTGGCGGGCGTCGGCGACTTGATTGCCACCTGCACGTCCAAACACAGTCGAAATTGGCGCGCCGGGTATGCACTTGGACAAGGCAAGAGCCTCGACCAAGTCCTGAACGAAATGGGCATGGTCGTCGAGGGCGTGCGCGCCACCAAGGGAGCGTACAACATCGCCCGGCAGACGGGGGTTGACATGCCGATCACGACGGCGATCTACCAAGTGTTGTTTGAGGGCAAAGCGCCCAAGGCCGCCGTTGAAGAATTGATGGGCAGACGCCGCATCCATGAGATGGAGGAAGTGGCAGAAGCGATCCGTCTGGATTGGCAAGACTGA
- the gcvH gene encoding glycine cleavage system protein GcvH, with protein MSNVPSNLKYSREHEWVKVEGNRAVIGITDFAQSELGDIVFVELPEAGVELSANATFGTVESVKTVSDLYAPVSGTIIEVNAALVDSPEKVNEAPYEDGWMVVLELKDASELDALLSADAYNEYISK; from the coding sequence GTGAGCAACGTACCGAGCAACCTGAAGTACAGCCGTGAACATGAGTGGGTCAAGGTCGAAGGCAACCGCGCGGTCATCGGCATCACCGATTTTGCACAATCCGAACTCGGTGACATCGTGTTCGTCGAACTGCCGGAAGCGGGCGTAGAACTTTCTGCAAACGCAACGTTCGGCACCGTCGAATCGGTCAAAACGGTCTCTGACCTCTACGCACCGGTCTCCGGCACCATCATCGAAGTGAACGCAGCTTTGGTCGATTCCCCGGAAAAAGTCAACGAAGCACCGTACGAAGACGGCTGGATGGTCGTTCTCGAACTCAAGGACGCTTCTGAACTTGACGCCTTGTTGTCCGCAGATGCGTACAACGAGTACATCAGCAAGTAA
- a CDS encoding lipoate--protein ligase family protein: METWRLLHTGFSDPAVNMAVDEAILHANSRGLVPPTVRFYGWNPPTLSIGYFQRATKEIDFDALNAQGLGFVRRPTGGRAVLHDKELTYSVIVPESHPMMPSSVNESYRVLSLGLLEGFRELGFSAEMVSLADEEEKKKFETLGSAACFDSPSWYELVVEGRKVAGSAQVRQLHTILQHGSILLDMNVEQLFSVLYFSSERTRERMVRMFRDKAVSMKDLGREVSYEESMEAFTKGFERGLGIRLEPSGLTPDEQAHVEQLVAEKYGTESWNFKK; encoded by the coding sequence ATGGAAACTTGGCGCCTCTTACATACGGGATTTTCAGATCCGGCCGTCAACATGGCGGTCGATGAGGCGATTCTGCATGCGAACAGTCGGGGGCTTGTGCCCCCGACCGTTCGTTTTTATGGGTGGAATCCGCCGACTTTGTCCATTGGGTACTTCCAGCGCGCCACGAAGGAGATCGACTTCGATGCTCTGAACGCGCAGGGACTCGGGTTCGTGCGCCGTCCGACCGGCGGTCGCGCCGTCTTGCATGACAAAGAACTGACCTACAGCGTAATCGTGCCGGAGTCGCATCCGATGATGCCGTCCTCCGTCAACGAATCGTACCGCGTGCTCTCGTTGGGCCTCCTCGAAGGCTTCCGCGAATTGGGCTTCTCGGCGGAGATGGTGTCGCTCGCAGACGAAGAGGAGAAAAAGAAATTCGAAACTCTCGGCTCCGCTGCGTGCTTCGACTCTCCGTCTTGGTACGAGCTCGTCGTCGAAGGCCGCAAAGTGGCAGGGAGCGCCCAAGTGCGTCAACTCCACACCATCTTGCAGCACGGCTCCATTCTCTTGGATATGAACGTCGAGCAGTTGTTCTCCGTGCTCTACTTCTCATCGGAGCGTACCCGTGAGCGGATGGTGCGAATGTTCCGAGACAAGGCCGTATCGATGAAGGACCTCGGTCGTGAGGTTTCGTATGAAGAATCGATGGAGGCGTTCACCAAGGGCTTTGAGCGGGGATTGGGCATTCGACTGGAACCGTCGGGCCTCACGCCGGACGAGCAAGCGCATGTCGAGCAACTGGTGGCAGAGAAGTACGGTACAGAAAGCTGGAATTTTAAAAAATAG
- the spoIVA gene encoding stage IV sporulation protein A yields the protein MEKFDIFKDIAERTGGDIYLGVVGPVRTGKSTFIKKFMEQIVLPNIKEEADRVRATDELPQSAAGRTIMTTEPKFIPNQAVEIAVAEGLEINVRLVDCVGYCVDGARGYEDENGPRMVTTPWFDEPVPFQEAAEVGTRKVIADHSTLGLVVTTDGSIAEIPRDNYVEAEERVISELKELGKPFVIVINSVEPTSARCEGLRQELMEKYDIPVLALSVQQLDQEDIMNVLREALYEFPVHEVNVNLPSWVMVLDQDHWLRANFEDCVKETVKDIRRLRDIDRVVGHFSEFEFVSRAALANMDMGHGVADIDLIAPDELYDQVLTEVVGVEIGGKDHLLQLMKDFTYAKREYDKVAEALRMVKMTGYGIAPPVLEEMTLDEPELIRQGSRFGVRLKATAPSIHMIRVDVESEFAPIVGTEKQSEELVRYLMQDFEEDPLKIWDSDIFGKSLAAIVREGISAKLSMMPENAQYKLKETLERIINEGSGGLIAIIL from the coding sequence GTGGAAAAGTTCGACATCTTTAAAGACATTGCGGAGCGGACGGGAGGCGACATCTATCTCGGCGTCGTCGGTCCGGTTCGCACCGGTAAATCGACCTTTATCAAGAAATTTATGGAGCAGATCGTCCTTCCGAACATCAAGGAAGAGGCTGACCGCGTACGCGCGACCGATGAACTACCCCAGTCCGCAGCGGGTCGCACCATCATGACCACCGAACCGAAGTTCATCCCGAACCAAGCGGTTGAAATCGCAGTGGCAGAGGGTCTGGAAATCAACGTGCGCCTCGTGGATTGCGTCGGCTATTGCGTCGACGGTGCCCGCGGCTACGAAGATGAGAACGGTCCGCGCATGGTGACCACACCGTGGTTTGACGAGCCGGTTCCGTTCCAAGAAGCGGCAGAAGTCGGCACCCGCAAAGTCATCGCCGACCACTCCACCCTTGGTCTCGTCGTCACCACCGACGGCTCGATTGCCGAAATTCCGCGTGACAACTACGTGGAGGCAGAAGAGCGCGTCATCTCCGAGCTCAAAGAACTCGGCAAACCGTTCGTGATCGTCATCAACTCTGTGGAACCGACCTCCGCACGTTGCGAAGGCCTGCGCCAAGAGCTGATGGAGAAGTACGACATCCCGGTTCTCGCGCTCTCCGTTCAGCAACTCGACCAAGAGGACATCATGAACGTCCTGCGTGAGGCGCTGTACGAATTCCCGGTCCACGAAGTCAACGTCAACCTGCCGAGCTGGGTCATGGTCCTCGACCAAGACCACTGGCTGCGTGCGAACTTCGAAGACTGCGTAAAAGAGACCGTCAAGGACATCCGCCGTCTGCGCGACATCGATCGCGTCGTCGGACACTTCTCCGAATTCGAGTTCGTCTCCCGCGCCGCTCTTGCCAACATGGACATGGGCCACGGTGTTGCAGACATCGACTTGATCGCACCGGATGAACTGTACGACCAAGTGCTGACCGAAGTGGTCGGCGTGGAGATCGGCGGCAAAGATCACTTGCTGCAACTCATGAAGGACTTCACCTACGCGAAACGCGAGTATGATAAAGTGGCAGAAGCTCTGCGCATGGTCAAAATGACCGGCTACGGCATCGCGCCGCCGGTGCTGGAAGAGATGACCCTCGACGAGCCGGAATTGATCCGCCAAGGTTCCCGCTTTGGGGTTCGCCTGAAAGCGACCGCACCGTCGATTCACATGATTCGTGTGGACGTCGAGTCGGAATTTGCTCCGATCGTCGGCACGGAGAAGCAATCCGAAGAGCTGGTGCGCTACCTCATGCAAGACTTCGAGGAAGACCCGTTGAAGATCTGGGATTCCGATATCTTCGGCAAATCTCTGGCGGCAATTGTTCGCGAAGGCATCTCCGCGAAGCTCTCGATGATGCCGGAGAACGCGCAATACAAGCTGAAAGAAACCCTCGAACGCATCATCAACGAAGGCAGCGGCGGTCTGATTGCGATCATCCTGTAG
- a CDS encoding HU family DNA-binding protein, translating into MNKTDLINLVSDKAELTKKDAGNAVDAVFDAIVEALANGDKVQLIGFGNFEVRERSARKGRNPQTGEEIEIAASKTPAFKPGKQFKDSIK; encoded by the coding sequence ATGAACAAAACGGATCTGATCAACCTGGTGTCCGATAAGGCCGAACTGACGAAGAAGGACGCAGGCAATGCAGTGGATGCCGTCTTCGATGCAATCGTCGAGGCCCTCGCCAATGGTGACAAGGTGCAACTGATCGGCTTTGGGAACTTTGAAGTTCGCGAACGTTCCGCTCGCAAAGGTCGCAACCCGCAAACCGGCGAAGAGATCGAAATCGCTGCTTCCAAGACACCGGCATTCAAACCGGGCAAGCAATTCAAGGATTCCATCAAGTAA
- a CDS encoding acyl-CoA synthetase, producing MSELTLNIPTHYNFAAQIDQYAVDHPEQLAVYWENEAGEVHTLSYDRLRAASAQWANALTSLGVTRGDKVIVLVPRLVDTYPIYLGLMKVGAVVMPGSEMLRSKDIEYRANHAGAKAVIAHVNIIGEVEPVRGACPSLTTFVSVGGEQDGWSSYESLIHGQSTDFTAVETRTDEMAFLSYTSGTTGGPKGVIHTHGWPYVHQRIAATYWFDVQPGEMAWATAGPGWAKWVWSPFVAVLGKGGTAFVYAGRFSAEKYLELLSKHEIAVLCATPTEYRMIAKVDGLDRYKLAALRSACSAGEPLNREVIDTMEKYFGVVVRDGYGQTENSLLVGNFVGGTVRAGSMGLPCPGVHVGIIDEDGKEVPRGQVGDIAVDRQAPVLFKGYLNDAERTARAHRGDWYITGDQGKMDEDGYIWFEGRADDIIISSGYTIGPFEVEDALVQHPDVAECAAVSSPDADRGAIVKAFVVLKRPEQAGEAKVRELQEHVKNLTAPYKYPREIEFVDSLPKTTSGKIRRVELRASEKAKKTQSN from the coding sequence ATGTCAGAGCTCACCCTGAACATCCCGACCCACTACAACTTCGCCGCTCAAATCGACCAATACGCGGTCGATCACCCGGAACAACTCGCCGTCTATTGGGAGAACGAGGCCGGTGAGGTACATACGTTGTCCTACGACCGATTGCGCGCTGCTTCTGCGCAATGGGCGAATGCGCTTACATCCCTTGGTGTAACTCGCGGTGACAAAGTCATCGTGCTGGTGCCGCGCCTCGTCGATACGTACCCGATCTACCTCGGACTGATGAAAGTCGGCGCCGTGGTGATGCCGGGCTCGGAGATGTTGCGTTCCAAGGACATCGAGTACCGTGCGAACCACGCCGGAGCGAAGGCTGTGATCGCGCATGTGAACATCATCGGAGAAGTCGAGCCGGTACGCGGTGCTTGCCCTTCGTTGACGACGTTCGTGAGCGTGGGAGGCGAGCAAGACGGATGGTCCTCCTATGAATCGTTGATTCACGGACAATCGACCGACTTCACGGCCGTGGAGACGCGCACAGACGAGATGGCGTTTCTCTCCTACACGTCGGGCACAACCGGCGGGCCGAAGGGCGTCATTCACACGCACGGCTGGCCGTATGTTCACCAGCGCATCGCCGCCACCTATTGGTTTGATGTACAGCCTGGAGAAATGGCATGGGCGACCGCAGGCCCCGGTTGGGCGAAATGGGTCTGGAGCCCGTTCGTGGCGGTGCTCGGCAAGGGCGGTACCGCTTTTGTCTACGCAGGTCGTTTCTCGGCTGAGAAATATCTGGAGCTGCTCTCGAAGCATGAGATCGCAGTTCTGTGCGCGACTCCGACCGAGTATCGCATGATCGCAAAAGTGGACGGACTCGACCGCTACAAGTTGGCAGCTCTGCGTTCGGCATGCTCGGCAGGTGAACCGTTGAACCGCGAAGTCATCGATACGATGGAGAAATACTTCGGCGTTGTGGTACGCGACGGGTACGGCCAGACGGAGAACTCGCTGCTCGTCGGCAACTTTGTCGGCGGTACCGTGCGTGCAGGTTCGATGGGCCTGCCGTGTCCGGGTGTACACGTGGGAATTATTGACGAGGATGGAAAGGAAGTCCCGCGCGGTCAAGTCGGCGACATCGCCGTGGACCGTCAAGCTCCCGTTCTGTTCAAAGGCTATCTGAACGACGCGGAACGCACCGCTCGTGCGCATCGTGGGGATTGGTACATCACGGGCGACCAAGGCAAGATGGACGAGGACGGCTACATCTGGTTTGAAGGCCGCGCCGACGACATCATCATCTCGTCGGGCTACACCATCGGGCCGTTCGAAGTCGAGGACGCGCTGGTGCAGCATCCGGACGTTGCCGAGTGCGCAGCGGTCTCCTCGCCGGACGCGGATCGCGGGGCGATCGTCAAAGCGTTCGTCGTCCTCAAACGCCCGGAACAAGCGGGTGAAGCGAAAGTTCGCGAGTTGCAAGAGCATGTAAAAAATCTCACGGCGCCGTACAAGTACCCGCGTGAGATTGAATTTGTAGACTCCCTGCCGAAGACGACATCCGGCAAGATTCGCCGTGTCGAACTTCGTGCCTCTGAAAAAGCGAAGAAGACCCAATCCAACTGA